One part of the Clostridium thermosuccinogenes genome encodes these proteins:
- a CDS encoding glycosyltransferase, producing MDVLKDDHIFRMTDDTGMLQHSKYSLPDPKHGYTTDDNARALIMAIMLYERYKKKKYMDLIYRYSSFILNAQNEKGKFRNFMGYDRKWLEEEGSEDCFGRCLWALGFAVSNEHTPQGVKHSLLHILKNAMPHATSLNSPRAKAYSAIGLSYLEGEEARNLVFDLSRSLCRHYEESRDGEWKWFEDIVAYCNSVIPWSLIAAYQVTGEKKFLDVAEESLEFLERVTFKDGYFKPVGCNGWLLKGERPAEFDEQPVEACESVLTYLEAYKATGKRKYLQKAKRCHEWYEGANTKGISLVDRETGGCFDGLTYDGVNLNKGAESLISYVISYLKISEANE from the coding sequence ATGGATGTTTTAAAGGATGACCACATCTTCCGGATGACGGATGATACCGGAATGCTGCAGCACTCAAAATATTCTTTGCCGGACCCTAAGCATGGCTATACCACCGATGACAATGCCAGGGCATTGATTATGGCAATAATGCTGTATGAGAGATATAAAAAGAAGAAATATATGGATCTTATATACCGGTATTCTTCCTTCATTTTAAATGCTCAAAATGAAAAAGGCAAATTCAGAAACTTTATGGGATATGACAGGAAATGGCTCGAAGAGGAAGGATCGGAAGACTGCTTCGGAAGGTGCCTGTGGGCGCTGGGTTTTGCTGTTTCCAATGAACATACGCCTCAGGGAGTTAAACACAGCCTTTTGCATATTTTAAAGAATGCCATGCCCCATGCAACCTCCCTAAATTCACCGAGGGCAAAAGCATACTCCGCCATAGGTCTTTCTTACCTTGAAGGCGAAGAGGCAAGAAATCTCGTTTTTGATTTATCCCGGTCCCTCTGCCGCCATTATGAGGAGTCCAGGGATGGAGAGTGGAAATGGTTTGAGGATATAGTGGCATATTGCAACAGCGTCATTCCCTGGTCCCTTATAGCTGCATATCAGGTCACCGGAGAAAAGAAATTCCTGGATGTGGCGGAGGAAAGCCTGGAGTTTCTTGAAAGAGTAACCTTCAAGGACGGATACTTCAAGCCGGTGGGATGCAATGGGTGGCTTTTGAAGGGCGAGCGTCCGGCTGAGTTCGATGAACAGCCGGTGGAAGCCTGTGAATCAGTACTGACCTATCTGGAAGCCTATAAGGCGACAGGTAAAAGGAAATACCTGCAAAAGGCAAAAAGGTGCCATGAATGGTATGAGGGTGCCAACACTAAGGGAATCAGCCTTGTTGACAGGGAAACCGGAGGCTGCTTTGATGGACTTACCTATGATGGAGTGAATCTGAACAAGGGAGCTGAAAGCCTCATTTCATATGTAATATCGTATTTGAAAATATCTGAAGCCAATGAATAA
- a CDS encoding glycosyltransferase family 4 protein, whose protein sequence is MVSNRIRNVAFLSTYPPRECGLATFTQDLARELDKVELLSNPKVVAVSNNDYSYSDRVVMELWQHDRESYINTAKAINNSTIELLVIEHEYGIFGGEAGEYILDLVDRLQIPIVTTLHTVLPDPSEKQKEILRLLGKKSAKIVTMAKNTRPILESVYDIATSKIEVIHHGVPDRILESREKLKEKYGLSGRRVVSTFGLISPGKGLEYGIEAIAKVARKHKDIVYLILGQTHPCVKKESGEAYREKLVEMVDKLGIREHVRFVDKYLTKDEIIRYLQLSDIYMTPYLGKDQAVSGTLAYAVGYGRVIVSTPYSYAKEMLADGRGLLADFRDADSLANRIMYVLDNPEAKKEMERKTLSVGRTMMWRNIANHYTKLFIDTLEELKFSDSMVV, encoded by the coding sequence ATGGTTTCAAATAGAATACGCAATGTGGCATTTTTGAGCACTTACCCTCCCAGGGAATGCGGCCTGGCAACCTTTACCCAGGATTTAGCAAGGGAGCTTGACAAGGTCGAGCTTTTGAGCAATCCGAAGGTTGTTGCTGTGAGCAATAATGATTACAGCTACAGCGACAGGGTTGTCATGGAGCTTTGGCAGCATGACAGGGAGAGCTATATAAACACAGCAAAAGCTATCAATAATTCCACAATAGAACTGCTTGTGATAGAACACGAATATGGCATTTTTGGGGGAGAAGCAGGGGAGTACATCCTTGATCTTGTTGACAGGCTGCAAATACCTATTGTCACAACGCTACATACTGTGCTCCCTGATCCGTCGGAAAAACAGAAGGAGATATTGAGACTGCTGGGCAAAAAAAGCGCAAAGATTGTAACTATGGCAAAAAACACCAGGCCCATCCTGGAAAGCGTCTATGATATTGCTACTTCAAAGATAGAAGTGATACACCATGGCGTACCTGACAGAATCCTGGAATCAAGGGAGAAGCTGAAAGAAAAATATGGTCTTTCAGGCCGCAGGGTTGTCAGCACCTTTGGACTCATAAGTCCGGGAAAAGGACTGGAGTATGGAATTGAAGCTATTGCGAAGGTGGCAAGGAAGCATAAGGATATTGTCTATCTGATACTAGGCCAGACTCATCCCTGCGTTAAAAAGGAATCGGGAGAAGCATACAGGGAGAAGCTGGTGGAAATGGTAGACAAGCTTGGTATCAGAGAACATGTTAGGTTCGTGGACAAATATCTTACCAAGGATGAAATCATACGCTACCTCCAGCTGTCGGACATATACATGACACCGTACCTTGGAAAAGATCAGGCTGTTAGCGGAACTCTAGCTTATGCCGTCGGATATGGAAGGGTTATCGTATCCACTCCATACAGCTATGCGAAAGAAATGCTGGCAGACGGCAGAGGTCTTTTGGCAGATTTCAGAGATGCGGATTCGCTGGCAAATCGCATCATGTATGTGCTGGATAACCCCGAAGCCAAGAAGGAAATGGAAAGAAAAACTTTGAGTGTTGGCAGGACGATGATGTGGAGAAATATTGCAAATCATTATACCAAGCTATTTATAGACACCCTTGAAGAGCTGAAGTTTTCAGACAGCATGGTGGTATGA
- a CDS encoding sugar phosphate nucleotidyltransferase — protein MKALFLAGGFGTRLKPITNDLPKPMVPIMGKPLLERNIENLKKHGVDEVVLSTCYKSHKIEKYFEDGRKLGIGISYISEDVPLGTAGAIKNAQSFFDDTFLVFNADILSDIDISEMIRFHKEKGALATIAVTQVENPSAYGVIEHDENGFITTFKEKPQPHESSSNLINAGVYIFEPELLEEIPSGRAVSIEREIFPMLLQKGFKLAAYNRCSYWLDLGTPGKYLKAHKDILGGTLKIGSHDFNKNPQCISNTAKISHGARIAGPVYIGDNVEIGAFAVVGPYTVLCHNSSVGMGAKVIGSVVWDNVNVGSGASLINSVVMSNCRVDRNSEKYNAILTDKFSHPIAV, from the coding sequence ATGAAGGCATTATTCTTGGCAGGTGGGTTTGGTACCCGTTTAAAGCCAATAACAAACGACTTACCCAAGCCGATGGTGCCGATAATGGGTAAGCCTCTGTTGGAAAGAAATATTGAAAATTTGAAGAAGCATGGTGTTGATGAAGTTGTCTTAAGCACATGCTACAAATCTCACAAAATCGAAAAGTACTTTGAGGACGGGAGAAAGCTGGGAATAGGAATCAGCTATATCTCCGAGGATGTGCCTTTGGGTACTGCAGGAGCAATTAAAAATGCCCAAAGCTTTTTCGATGATACCTTTCTGGTGTTCAATGCTGATATATTAAGTGATATCGATATTTCTGAAATGATACGTTTTCATAAGGAAAAAGGAGCTCTGGCAACCATTGCAGTAACACAGGTGGAAAATCCGTCAGCTTACGGGGTGATTGAGCATGATGAAAATGGCTTCATTACTACTTTTAAGGAAAAACCTCAACCCCACGAAAGCAGCTCCAATCTGATCAATGCCGGGGTATATATATTTGAGCCGGAGCTTTTGGAGGAAATTCCTTCCGGCAGGGCAGTGTCCATTGAGCGGGAGATATTTCCCATGCTCCTTCAAAAGGGATTTAAGCTGGCGGCATATAACCGCTGCTCCTATTGGCTTGACCTTGGTACACCTGGAAAATATCTCAAGGCTCACAAGGACATCCTTGGGGGAACTTTGAAAATTGGCAGTCATGACTTTAATAAAAATCCGCAGTGTATAAGCAATACAGCAAAGATAAGCCATGGAGCAAGAATAGCTGGGCCTGTATATATAGGGGACAATGTTGAAATAGGGGCCTTTGCTGTAGTTGGTCCCTATACCGTACTGTGCCATAACTCTTCTGTAGGAATGGGAGCAAAGGTAATCGGAAGCGTGGTTTGGGACAATGTTAATGTTGGAAGCGGCGCATCGTTGATAAACTCAGTGGTCATGTCCAACTGCAGGGTTGATAGAAACAGCGAAAAGTACAATGCCATTTTGACTGATAAATTCAGTCATCCTATAGCGGTATAG
- a CDS encoding metallophosphoesterase family protein codes for MGRKKMVIGVISDTHGRMTEKALELLKGSDIIVHAGDIGRQDILDALKEIAPVYAVRGNNDRDAWARSLPLTQAVEAGGKLIYVIHDISMMDLDAKAAGIDIVIYGHSHKPKKEEKNGILYFNPGSAGPKRFNLPICLGRIEIKYGSIDAGWIDLGDK; via the coding sequence GTGGGGAGAAAAAAGATGGTAATAGGCGTAATATCCGATACCCATGGCAGGATGACGGAAAAGGCATTGGAGCTGCTTAAAGGGAGCGACATCATTGTCCATGCGGGCGATATAGGCAGACAGGATATTTTGGATGCCTTGAAGGAAATTGCTCCTGTTTATGCAGTAAGGGGCAATAACGACAGAGATGCCTGGGCTCGGAGCCTCCCGTTGACCCAGGCGGTAGAGGCGGGAGGCAAGCTGATCTATGTTATACATGATATAAGTATGATGGATTTGGATGCCAAGGCAGCTGGTATTGACATTGTGATATATGGACATTCCCATAAACCAAAGAAAGAAGAGAAAAATGGAATATTGTATTTTAATCCCGGAAGTGCAGGACCAAAACGTTTCAATTTGCCTATCTGCCTTGGAAGAATAGAGATAAAATACGGCAGCATAGATGCGGGTTGGATAGATTTAGGGGATAAGTAA
- a CDS encoding helix-turn-helix domain-containing protein yields MAIRVHLEEVLKARGMTSKELCAKIGITEANLSILRSGKAKGVRFSTINKICYYLDCDVGDILKFDGNLEDEDDE; encoded by the coding sequence ATGGCTATAAGGGTCCACCTTGAAGAAGTCCTCAAGGCACGGGGAATGACCTCCAAAGAGCTGTGCGCCAAAATAGGCATCACCGAGGCCAACCTGTCCATTCTACGAAGCGGTAAAGCGAAAGGCGTTCGGTTTAGTACGATAAACAAGATTTGCTACTATCTTGACTGTGATGTGGGAGATATTTTGAAATTCGATGGTAATCTGGAGGATGAGGATGATGAGTAA
- a CDS encoding glucose 1-dehydrogenase, with protein MKLNGKVAVVTGASAGMGKDIAYYYAKEGAKVLAVARRADRLNSLAESAKELAGEIVPFVADMADKNQVKAMIDEAVNRFGTLDILVNNAGIMDDFSPAGDADEEMWENVINVNLNAPFYATKKALEHFLKKGSGIIINVASIGGLCGSRAGAAYTASKHGLVGLTKNTASMYANKNIRCNAICPGGVETEIATGAYMRNINHAGMEIAVKGPSVRMGKGHEIATVAVFLASEDSTYINGQCIAVDGGLTAH; from the coding sequence ATGAAACTTAACGGAAAAGTCGCAGTAGTTACTGGTGCAAGTGCTGGAATGGGTAAAGATATCGCTTACTACTATGCAAAAGAAGGTGCAAAAGTATTGGCGGTGGCAAGACGTGCCGATAGGTTGAACAGTTTGGCAGAAAGTGCTAAAGAGCTTGCCGGAGAAATAGTACCCTTTGTTGCCGATATGGCGGATAAGAATCAGGTTAAAGCTATGATTGATGAAGCTGTAAATAGATTTGGCACCTTGGATATTCTTGTTAACAATGCAGGGATAATGGATGATTTCAGCCCTGCTGGTGATGCAGACGAGGAAATGTGGGAAAATGTCATAAATGTCAACTTAAATGCTCCTTTTTATGCGACCAAAAAGGCATTGGAGCATTTTCTGAAAAAGGGAAGCGGTATTATCATTAATGTGGCTTCGATAGGTGGCCTTTGCGGTTCCAGGGCCGGGGCAGCATATACTGCCTCAAAGCATGGGTTGGTTGGGTTGACTAAAAATACAGCCTCCATGTATGCCAATAAAAATATCCGATGCAACGCAATCTGCCCGGGTGGGGTTGAAACAGAGATAGCAACAGGAGCTTACATGAGAAACATAAACCATGCCGGAATGGAGATTGCAGTAAAAGGCCCGTCCGTCCGTATGGGGAAGGGTCATGAAATTGCCACAGTTGCGGTATTTCTAGCAAGTGAGGATTCCACTTATATAAACGGGCAGTGCATAGCTGTTGATGGTGGCCTTACTGCACACTAA
- a CDS encoding MFS transporter: MKKILMKHQLLRTLIELRGNPRACVLTEPMWGLSMNLCLPYATVYMLTFGMNDVQVGIVTSIYMFSQMICAFLSGAIVDKMGRRKSTAIFDFLAWSVPCLIWAFSQGFWFFVVAALLNGMMKITTVSWDCLLVEDAPKDKITHIYSWIIISGNLSALFAPISSILVSKLTLAPAIRILYINAFIVMTAKLLILYKFSTETGVGKIRREESRNMSWGEMLAGYKSALRKIINSRGTIFAIIISILVEIVGMLGMTFWQIIASRRIGIPDTLLPIFPMARSILAILLFFTVVSRIRQTRLKWPLYGGFISSIIGCILLISISDAGVWGYVILSVSLVFEALGGAVLNTLRESLVAIHVDPVERSGIMALLQTTVMLVSVPFGYIGGLLSDISRVLPFVLSIALLLLGILATTLFYRRTSGT, from the coding sequence ATGAAGAAAATACTTATGAAGCACCAATTGTTGCGTACCCTTATTGAACTGCGCGGTAATCCCCGTGCTTGTGTTTTAACTGAGCCTATGTGGGGGCTTTCCATGAACCTGTGTCTGCCTTATGCAACGGTATATATGCTTACTTTCGGCATGAATGATGTACAGGTGGGGATTGTAACTTCCATTTATATGTTTTCCCAGATGATTTGTGCATTTTTATCGGGTGCTATTGTTGATAAAATGGGACGCAGAAAGAGCACTGCGATTTTTGATTTTCTGGCATGGAGCGTTCCTTGCCTGATATGGGCATTCAGCCAGGGCTTTTGGTTCTTTGTGGTAGCTGCGCTGCTTAACGGAATGATGAAGATAACTACGGTATCCTGGGATTGTCTGCTGGTAGAGGATGCTCCCAAGGATAAAATAACCCACATATATTCCTGGATCATAATTTCCGGAAATCTCTCCGCGCTGTTTGCGCCTATATCTTCAATCCTGGTGTCAAAGCTGACGCTGGCACCGGCTATACGGATACTTTATATCAATGCTTTCATTGTTATGACAGCAAAATTATTAATACTGTATAAGTTCTCAACGGAAACGGGTGTTGGGAAAATCCGGCGTGAGGAGTCCCGCAATATGTCATGGGGAGAGATGCTGGCTGGGTATAAAAGCGCATTGCGTAAAATAATTAACTCCCGCGGCACGATATTTGCTATAATCATCAGCATCTTAGTTGAGATTGTAGGTATGCTTGGAATGACCTTCTGGCAGATTATTGCGTCCCGCCGCATCGGTATACCGGATACGTTACTGCCTATTTTTCCAATGGCAAGAAGCATACTGGCAATTCTGCTTTTCTTCACAGTCGTATCCAGGATACGGCAGACGAGGCTGAAATGGCCCCTTTATGGAGGATTCATCAGCTCTATAATCGGTTGTATATTGCTGATTTCCATATCTGACGCCGGTGTATGGGGATATGTGATATTATCGGTTTCTCTGGTTTTTGAAGCGCTGGGAGGAGCCGTTTTAAACACCCTTAGAGAGTCTCTGGTCGCAATTCACGTGGACCCTGTGGAGCGTTCAGGGATAATGGCCTTGCTTCAGACTACAGTAATGCTGGTGAGTGTACCCTTTGGGTACATAGGAGGGCTATTGAGCGATATCTCGAGAGTATTGCCCTTTGTTCTCAGCATTGCATTGCTGCTGTTAGGTATCCTGGCAACGACCTTATTCTATCGCCGCACCTCAGGTACGTGA
- a CDS encoding DUF2935 domain-containing protein, which yields MLTREEYIRLSLELNLFFGRIAKEHSIFLESSFTAKDARLAEEAENFKNQFEMLLAEAISLANGVISPEVIASGELVTPLTLNAERVSQYYTGIQINSNLTQAENALAAGSPGFMLSPALEQRVFMLNQKAMGLTSALAQFKSRILNSVISCRLFTTNYPLLIDHILREARFYLGMLTKLQKREEILTKRDLLEQEIFWNRIMAEHSKFIRGLLDPTEVQLISTANNFGNEFDELTMKAIAAHDQAMSLADITGESLKATNELRDFKASGTKGLLDCSIKAIAYPLLGDHVLREANHYIRILKSRGYNYSL from the coding sequence ATGCTGACGAGGGAGGAGTATATACGGTTATCTTTGGAGCTTAACCTTTTCTTTGGCCGAATTGCAAAGGAGCATTCAATTTTTCTGGAAAGCAGTTTTACGGCAAAGGATGCAAGGCTGGCCGAAGAAGCTGAAAACTTCAAGAATCAATTTGAGATGCTGCTGGCTGAAGCCATATCCCTGGCAAATGGTGTCATAAGTCCTGAAGTAATCGCTTCGGGGGAATTGGTCACTCCTTTGACACTAAATGCCGAACGGGTCTCTCAGTATTATACCGGAATACAAATCAACTCCAATCTGACGCAAGCAGAGAATGCCCTGGCGGCAGGCAGCCCGGGGTTTATGCTAAGTCCGGCATTGGAGCAAAGAGTGTTTATGCTGAATCAGAAAGCAATGGGATTAACCTCTGCATTGGCACAGTTTAAATCAAGAATTCTGAACAGTGTAATTTCTTGCAGATTGTTCACCACAAATTATCCTCTTCTCATTGATCATATTTTAAGGGAAGCCAGATTCTATCTGGGAATGCTCACCAAACTGCAAAAACGTGAAGAAATCCTCACCAAAAGGGATTTGCTGGAGCAGGAAATCTTCTGGAACCGGATTATGGCAGAGCATTCAAAGTTCATTCGCGGCCTCCTTGATCCCACAGAAGTGCAATTGATCAGTACAGCAAACAACTTTGGCAATGAGTTTGATGAGTTAACCATGAAAGCCATTGCAGCCCATGATCAAGCGATGAGTTTAGCAGATATTACTGGTGAAAGCTTAAAGGCAACAAATGAATTGAGAGATTTTAAAGCATCGGGTACAAAAGGACTGCTTGATTGCTCGATAAAAGCAATTGCCTATCCGCTGCTGGGAGACCATGTACTGCGTGAAGCAAATCACTATATCAGAATTCTGAAATCAAGGGGGTATAATTACTCATTATAA
- a CDS encoding PQQ-dependent sugar dehydrogenase, whose protein sequence is MKKVKVSLRPIVRKINLPTVIKTAIPPGDSIERLFIATQAGEIFYIGNGGIRTFLDIRPRIIKLGAFGGGYDERGLLGLAFHPEFYYNGLFYIHYSVAGTQGPGALSEPFKPNPCDPETLNLKWLNREVQYDHIDTVEEWVWQPNRQPQRRRTLLNLRRPFFNHNGVNSLNFSPETGRLVLTTGDGGSGYDPFNLSQDDMEIAGKIIEIDVSKNTFINNPPVVTRFDELPASILDTLTVIAKGVRNITGISYQRIYNRYIKYVGNVGQDLVESIFSFAYYKPIPATYLLQASLMRTAPDLEGFINLGWRGWEGDLPTSIIRECSENPALDEMTIAYYNEAIETSVRRIPPLTCYYHRDPRPDKFEGTALTGVQPYLGNEIPDLKESIVFTDFVRQGSQLPARGVLAYTNVRTDCKLSDFGIIETDYDFGNQSAFYVSLGANMNQTRLYLGVYGSANVTDYNQGTVFEIAP, encoded by the coding sequence TTGAAAAAAGTAAAAGTTAGCTTACGACCCATCGTTCGCAAGATAAATTTACCCACTGTCATAAAAACGGCTATACCTCCTGGGGATTCCATCGAAAGATTGTTTATTGCAACCCAGGCAGGAGAGATCTTTTACATAGGAAACGGAGGCATAAGAACTTTTCTGGATATTCGCCCGCGAATCATAAAGCTGGGTGCCTTTGGCGGCGGATATGATGAACGTGGGTTGCTGGGGCTGGCATTTCATCCCGAATTTTACTACAACGGCCTATTTTATATTCATTATTCGGTGGCAGGAACACAAGGTCCTGGGGCTCTTTCTGAACCCTTTAAACCCAACCCTTGTGATCCCGAAACTTTAAACCTGAAGTGGTTAAACAGAGAAGTTCAATATGATCATATTGATACAGTAGAAGAATGGGTTTGGCAGCCGAATCGTCAACCACAAAGGCGGCGGACATTACTTAATTTAAGAAGACCTTTTTTTAATCATAATGGCGTCAATAGCCTGAACTTTTCACCTGAAACAGGAAGGCTTGTTTTAACCACCGGAGATGGCGGCTCAGGCTACGATCCCTTTAATTTAAGCCAGGATGATATGGAAATCGCCGGTAAAATAATAGAAATTGATGTGTCCAAAAATACATTTATCAACAATCCACCTGTAGTTACACGTTTTGATGAGCTTCCAGCATCCATTCTGGATACACTGACGGTAATTGCCAAAGGGGTACGCAATATAACCGGTATTTCATATCAAAGAATCTATAACCGTTATATCAAATATGTGGGAAATGTAGGTCAGGATCTGGTAGAGTCCATTTTCTCCTTCGCATATTATAAACCAATTCCCGCAACTTACCTTCTTCAGGCCTCCTTGATGAGAACTGCGCCTGACTTGGAAGGATTTATCAACCTGGGCTGGCGAGGATGGGAAGGCGATTTGCCCACCTCGATTATAAGAGAGTGCTCCGAAAATCCGGCTCTGGATGAAATGACAATTGCTTATTATAATGAAGCAATTGAAACTTCAGTGCGGCGTATTCCACCTCTGACCTGTTATTATCACAGAGATCCAAGACCCGATAAGTTTGAAGGAACTGCCCTTACAGGAGTCCAGCCATATTTGGGAAATGAAATTCCCGATTTAAAGGAAAGCATTGTATTTACCGATTTTGTCCGGCAAGGCTCTCAGCTTCCTGCAAGAGGTGTTTTAGCTTACACCAATGTAAGAACGGATTGTAAACTGAGTGATTTTGGTATTATTGAAACCGATTATGATTTTGGAAATCAATCTGCTTTTTATGTAAGCCTGGGGGCAAATATGAACCAAACCAGACTATATTTGGGCGTTTATGGCTCTGCTAATGTGACTGATTATAACCAGGGAACTGTTTTTGAAATTGCTCCCTGA
- a CDS encoding glycoside hydrolase family 32 protein, giving the protein MKFVCDSKYIVLQVNHHAKKKKLQFINNGKLIYDLDIELDFKNPDHDFYLNVERFIGMEIELRCQPEMNIMLRKSDIKHEGEEIYKEKYRPGFHFSTQRGWINDPNGLVCYNDKYLMFYQHNPVGCKWGNMHWGYAVSHDLVHWSERDIALYPDEMGTMFSGSAIIDKKNVTGLKEGDDDVILLYYTAAGNTSELSKDRPFTQCLAYSVDGGITFRKYEKNPIVPEMAAGNRDPKVIYHEETDSYIMALYLTGNKFALLSSKNLLDWTLLQEITLEDDAECPDFYPLAVDGDAGNIKWVFYGASDRYLLGSFDGLEFKPETKVRRLHYGNSSYASQSWSDIKKEDGRRIRISWNTFEIPSMPFNKCMTFPCEMKLKTFSDGVFLCTCPVREIEKLYAEVFAAQNTSVMSGEKYAKPLDGKYYDIALKVCDVEKGGFNISAFGLDIYCNTAGNELKCLDYTAPLESYDDTVDLRILIDATGTEIFINEGKAFLSVGHIQDYNLDKLEIHAAEKDITIKEIKIAEIRNIWVGQEK; this is encoded by the coding sequence ATGAAATTTGTTTGTGACAGCAAGTACATAGTTTTACAGGTAAATCATCATGCAAAGAAGAAAAAATTGCAGTTTATAAACAATGGCAAGCTGATTTATGATCTTGATATTGAGTTGGATTTCAAAAATCCGGATCATGATTTTTATTTAAATGTGGAACGGTTCATAGGAATGGAAATCGAATTAAGATGTCAGCCGGAAATGAACATAATGCTGAGAAAATCTGATATAAAGCATGAAGGGGAGGAAATCTATAAAGAGAAATACCGTCCCGGATTTCATTTTTCTACCCAGAGAGGATGGATAAATGACCCGAACGGACTTGTCTGCTATAATGATAAATACTTAATGTTTTACCAGCACAATCCTGTTGGCTGCAAATGGGGCAACATGCATTGGGGATATGCTGTAAGCCACGATCTGGTCCATTGGAGTGAAAGAGATATTGCACTATACCCTGATGAAATGGGTACTATGTTTTCAGGCTCTGCTATCATTGATAAAAAGAACGTTACAGGACTCAAAGAAGGTGACGATGATGTGATTCTGCTGTATTATACGGCAGCCGGAAACACTTCAGAGCTTTCCAAAGATCGTCCTTTTACCCAATGCCTGGCATACAGTGTTGATGGAGGGATCACATTTAGAAAATATGAAAAAAACCCGATTGTACCTGAAATGGCGGCAGGCAACCGTGATCCAAAAGTTATATACCATGAGGAAACCGACAGCTATATCATGGCACTTTATTTAACCGGCAACAAATTTGCATTATTGAGCTCTAAAAATTTATTGGACTGGACTCTTTTGCAGGAGATCACATTGGAGGATGATGCAGAATGTCCTGATTTTTACCCTCTTGCCGTTGACGGAGATGCCGGAAACATCAAATGGGTATTTTATGGGGCTTCAGACAGGTACTTGCTGGGAAGCTTTGATGGCCTTGAGTTCAAGCCTGAGACAAAAGTCAGGAGATTACACTATGGAAATAGCAGTTATGCCTCCCAGTCATGGTCGGATATAAAGAAGGAAGATGGAAGGCGGATAAGAATCTCCTGGAATACATTTGAAATTCCGTCCATGCCGTTTAACAAATGCATGACTTTTCCCTGTGAAATGAAATTGAAGACTTTTTCTGATGGTGTTTTTCTATGCACATGCCCAGTCAGAGAAATTGAAAAATTATATGCTGAAGTTTTTGCTGCCCAGAATACATCCGTAATGTCCGGAGAAAAATATGCAAAACCCCTGGACGGCAAGTATTATGATATTGCTTTAAAGGTATGCGATGTAGAAAAGGGAGGTTTCAATATTTCCGCTTTTGGCTTGGATATTTATTGCAATACTGCTGGGAATGAACTAAAATGCCTTGATTATACCGCTCCTCTGGAGAGTTATGATGATACTGTTGATTTACGCATTCTTATAGATGCTACAGGAACAGAAATATTTATAAATGAAGGAAAAGCATTTTTATCTGTAGGTCATATTCAGGACTACAACCTCGACAAGCTTGAAATTCATGCTGCAGAAAAGGACATAACGATCAAGGAGATAAAAATAGCCGAGATCAGAAACATATGGGTTGGGCAGGAGAAATAA